In the Romeriopsis navalis LEGE 11480 genome, one interval contains:
- the nirD gene encoding nitrite reductase small subunit NirD, producing the protein MAQSLSTQAQSPETEAKQWHSICPVTMIAPNTGVNALVDTEQVAIFRVGETDEVYAVSNFDPFSQAFVMSRGIVGDRQGVLKVAAPIYKQNFNLKTGECLDDATVKLTAYPARVVDGQVQISA; encoded by the coding sequence ATGGCTCAATCGTTATCGACTCAAGCGCAATCGCCGGAAACTGAGGCGAAGCAATGGCACAGCATTTGTCCTGTGACGATGATTGCCCCGAATACGGGTGTGAATGCTTTGGTTGACACCGAGCAAGTGGCAATTTTTCGGGTGGGTGAAACGGATGAAGTGTATGCCGTAAGCAATTTTGACCCGTTTAGTCAGGCGTTTGTGATGTCGCGGGGCATTGTGGGCGATCGCCAAGGCGTGCTCAAGGTCGCTGCACCGATTTACAAGCAAAATTTCAATCTGAAGACGGGTGAATGTCTGGATGATGCGACGGTGAAACTTACGGCTTATCCCGCGCGGGTTGTGGATGGTCAGGTACAAATTTCCGCTTAG